Genomic window (Capricornis sumatraensis isolate serow.1 chromosome 1, serow.2, whole genome shotgun sequence):
AGCTGCAGCTCTGTAACTGTGGAGGGGCGGTGGAGGAGGTGTGTTGATGTGAGCCTTGAAGGACAGGTTGAATTGGGCTGAGCAGAAAGTACTTGGTGAGGCATGTGTTGTCTaaggggctggggtgagggggtgaggtgTATGTTGTACATGGGTCATGGTGTAGACTTGGGAGTAGGCAGTAcccagggaggggaggaaacTGGTTCGAGATCGGGCGTCCTGCAGGAGGAAAGGAGGACAGGAGTCTGGGCAGTGTGGGATGCTCAGGGTGCAGGCTGGAATGAGGGGCAAAGCACCAGGCTTCCAGTGTTCCCCCCTGGCGGAACAGCAGACTTTTAGGACATGTACCATGGGGCATGGCCAAGGCAGCAGTGGCGAGCCCGGAGGGCGGGTGAATGTTTAGcctccacctcctctccccaGAGCGAGGCTTCACCAGAGAGCAAGCTTTGGCTGTGGACTGTCTGAGAGCAGGGGGCTGTGATTATCCACCCTCATATCTCCAGAGCCTAGTCTTGAGTCTGGTGCTTCGCAGGCACTCAGGGACTTTCACGTGAATGAACAGAGAGATGGCGGAGGGAAGCAGGAAGTAAGGGTGGGCCAACAGCAGGGCTTGATGACGTGCTGGGAGCTCCAGGCAAGCGTCAGCCAATCTCAATCCAGGGTCAGGCAACTGGGGCTCACCCTCTGCATCCCCAGTGGTTGTGGGGTCACCACTCATGAGAAAACTCACTCTTCTGGTCTCCTCTGATTCTGTTGGGTCAGAGAGACTAAGCCTGAATTCAACAACATCTCAGTCCAAATAAATAAGAGCGAAGAAATAAGATTCAGGGAGAGGAATCTTAGTTCTTTCCCTCACTCATGGGAAAGCTGCTCTGTTTGGTCAAGACTTTCGTCTTGTTTCTGAAGTAAATGGCTCTTGTTCCCATGATCATTAGATTCCAAATGCAGTTCCTGGCCTTTAAGTGCACAAACGTAAGTTTCTCTTCTCACTGCACACTCTTTAGTGGGAAGAAGTCGGGGCAACCCAGTGAACCCCATCAGGGACAGTTTCCCCAGAATCGTGGGCATTACACAGATGCTTTTGAGCTTGTTCGATAaaggctgattttttaaaaaagtacattgAGACAGAACTTGAAAACTATAGGCTGACTAATAGTAATCCCAAGACCAGTGTATCTCTAACcacagttttgtttatttttaaagtgtttccttcatggtttttcttgtggCTTGCCCAGGGCAGTTTGTGCTCTTGTTGTGAGCTTTATCTGTCTTTGACATTGTTTTTGCTGAGCTTGGTTTTTCCGAGACCCTCTCTCTCCTCAGAGGCTCAGTTTCACCCTGCCATCAGCAGTCAGCCAGTTTCAGTGGCAGAAGGGGCCACAGCTGCTTCCTGTCAGCCCCCCGGGCAGAAGCATGCAGTGGCGTCTCCTCCTGATCTGGGCCCAGGTGCTGAAGCAGGCGCTCCTCCCCGCATCAGGTAAGATCTGAAGTCTAGCCCAGGACAGGACCGGGAGGGAGAGCGGGTGGGAAGAGGAGGCTGGAGCCAGGGCCTCATCCATCTGACGGAAGGAAATACAGTTTTCAGAGTCCTGTGTCCCCTCGTGGGAGAAAACGCTGTCTCTGAGAAGGAGCTCCAGTTCTGTTTTCGGTGGTAGATGAAGGACTTGGGGTTGTGGGGTGCCTGCCTGGCTGACCCAAAAAAAGAAGCAGGAGGTGAGAAAGGGACTAAGGAGGAGGGATGATGGGTTTGCTGGGCGAAGTTCCCTCCTGCTCTATCCTCCTTTCTTCTGTCCTTGAGGAAACTTCTAGAAAAACATAGTATGCTTTTGTGGGTCAAAAACGTCATCGTCACAGATTACAGATATTCTACTGCTATAGATTGATTTATGTTAAACTTATTTCCTTCTgtattaaaaatcataaataaatgtgTCTGAGGGggcagaaatatttaaaaactgttatAATTTTGTTTCCCTGTTGTTTTCTGAACCATCTGTGGGGGGCCAGTGCTGAGGAGGGTAGTTTTGCCTGGGAGAAACATAGTTGCTCTCCAAGATTCCTTTCCTTTAGATTTTGGggcttttctgaaaattttccagGTACCCCCAACTGCAGTCAATCGAAACAGCCAGGTCTTATTTCAAAGGATAATGGGCCCAGCGCAGAACTGGCTGCCGAAAGATACAATCAGAAACGGAGGTGGTGGCCGACAAGGGCCTATATTCTAGGTAGAGAGATAAAGTAAGTGtgtggaaaaaaatcaatgagctCATCAGGAAATAATATTCCAGCAGAGGGTCCTGAGAGGGTGAAGCAGCTACACTGTATAGGAATTATGGTGTTTATGGGGGAAAGACAGGATGAACTGGAGAGACTGTCATTCCAAAATCCAAATCTGGTATTTCCCTGGCGATCCCCTGGTTAAGACGTTGCCTTCCTGTGCAGGgggcatgtgggctcaatccctagatgaggagctaagatcccacatgcctggtggccaaaaaatcaaaatataaaacagaagcaatattgtaacagattcaataaagactttaaaaatggtacacattaagaaaaaaatcttaaaaaaaaaacaaagcaaaccacTGAAAACCAGTTTTGGCCTCAAAGACTCCCTGGAATTTCTAGGGGAAGGTTCAAGACCAGCTGCTAAAAATGCACACTTCTTTTCCCCTCCCTAGGAGCTGTGACAGGCAGAATAGTAACAATGGGGAACATTTCTGCAGAGGAAGGTGGCTCTGTCACCTTACAATGTCACCTCTCCTCCACCACTGCCAAAGTGACCCAAGTCAACTGGAATCTGCAAGACCAAGTCGTGGCCGTCCATCATGCCAGCTTGGGGTGGCACATCGAGCCTGCCTTCAGGGAGCGAGTGGTGCCGGGCTCCAATCTGGGCCTCACCCTCCGGTCACTGACCAGTAACGACACAGGACGGTACACCTGCATCTATCATACCTACCCCGACGGCATTTACAAAGGGGCGCTCTTTCTGCAAGTCCTACGACACTCAGGTACACCCTCTGGGGTCAGGTGGCTGAGGACCCTCATGCCCGATGATCGAAACACTGCAGAGCGGGACCTCCCAAACCTGGTTCACATtcacatcacctgggagctttcaAATGGTACGGAAGCTGGCACCGCAGCCCAGACCAGTTCAGCCAGAGCCTCTAGGGGCAGAGCAGGGTGTGTTAGATTCTAGAAGCACTCCTGATGGTTTGAatagtcagtcatgactgagaaCCACTATTTGGGTAAAAAAGCACATCTTATGTGTTTTTGTTAGGAAGACCAGCTGTTCAGGTCATTTGAGAAGCGTGtacacgctcagtcatgtctgactctttataactctatggactgtagcccagcaggctcctctgtccatggggtttcctaggcaagaatactgcagtgggttgccatttcctactccagggcatcttcctgacccagggattgaacccgagtctcctgtgtctcctgcattggcgggtggattctttactgctgcactgCCTGGGAAGAACCCATTTGAGAAGGGATCACATTAATTACTTTAGCAGTGATCATGCCAATTAGATTTAGCCTCTCCATTTATAAGGGATTAGAGCTCAGTGTGTGCTAAGTGTAAATGTACAACAATTTACATTTCTGTGGTACTTGATGGTTTCCAAAATGCTCTCACCTTCATTATCCACCTGAACACTTAAACCTCTTTGGAGAGGGGAAATGCTATTCTAATGGCTGAGGGACATGATAGAAAAGTGATGATGGGCTCAGACGGCCTGGGTCCAAATCCTAATGTTGCTGTGACCTCAGACAAGAGTGTTGGGCTTCTCTGTGCCTCTTTTTTCTCAACTGTGAAATGAGGAGATGTAAGACCTTATGAGGTGTGAACATAGGACGGGATTACTGACTAAAAGAAATGCCCTTAGTATAGCACCTGGAATGTGGCAAGCATGAGGTCAGTGTTAGCTATTAATAGGATCCCCCAAACTCCATCTGACTGTAGGGTGGAGGAAGAAGCTGAGCCTGACCGTTGCTCAGAGTGGTACAGCTGATTTTAATACAGGTTTTCAGGTTCCACTCAACCACACCCTCAGAGCTGCTGTCTGCTGCCATCAGTGGTGTGGGAGTTTAAGTCTTATGAGTTagcaaactgtgtgtgtgtaaactgaGGAAATAAAAGTTGGCCTGAAAGTTTCTTCTCAAGCGCTGCTTCCTGAGGGGCCCCGACATAGGCCCAAGCATCATGTGGGGAAGAGCCTCCATCCTTTGCTGGTTCTATGGATGGCCCTCTGCAGGCCCTCGCACCCCCTCCAGCCTCCGTCCTTTGCTGGTTCTGTGGACAGCTCTCTGTAGCTTTGCTCCTGCTCAGTCCTCTCTGCCTACCTgtggccaaggcaggagaccaggtCCTCAGGACAGGAGGAAAACAAGCTGGGCAATTTGGGCTCGCCTCCCTGTCCTGGTACCTTGCAGGTAGCATGCGTGCTGTCCCATCCTAAGTGATGGCAGGCCTTAACCACCTTCCTGGCATTCGGAGTCCTCTGTCAAAGGGAAGAGGGCTCAGCCTCTGCTACACCCCTCTCCCTCCAAGACTTCCCTGGACAGCTGGATTCTGCCCGAGGTCCTGGGAAGGAGGTGGGCATGGGAGGGTGCAGCCTGGAAGCTCGTGTGCCTGTAGTCCAGCACGCAGCCTAGCAGCTGTCTTGTTTCCCTCACACCCTCCTCGGGTCAAGTATCGTCTCTCCGAGCTCCCTGACTCTTCCTCCTTCTTGTTTACACTTTACATCTTGATGCAGATTCTCCTGTTCATGCTTTAACTCGTATCATGAGTATTCATTAGGTGTctgctaggagaaggcaatggcaccccactccagcactcttgcctggaaaatcccatggacagacgagcctggtaggctgcagtccatggggtcgctaagagtcggacacgactgagcaacttcactttcacttttcactttcatgcattggagaaggaaatggcaacccactccaatgttcttgcctggagaatcccaggtacggcggagcctggtgggctgccatctatggggttgcagagagtctgaaacgacttagcagcagcagcagcaggttccaGGTGCTGACAAAACAGCAAAGGGTAAAGTTCCAGAGCCTTACCCGCTCCAGGGTCTCACAGCCTAGTTGAGATGTGTTACAGGCTTAAGGTAAAAGCTTATatgccttttttcttctttgtactttaatgttaattttactttttaattaaacttttcaaaatatcagattgattataaacacaaagtttaataaaaagaaagtattcactttctttttttttttttttttcactgaatgtTATTTGTTTCACTTTGTGACTATTACTGAAAGTGATTTTGTTTAACAGAAGGGAGTGTTAAAAATGGTCTGCTGTGGTGTCAAATGCGTGAGGCACAGTCCTGGAGGGATCAGTTATTCATTTTGTGATGGGCCTGGTAGATGCTCTGCTATCCAAAGAGCTGGGTTTGAAGACTCCAGTCCTGTGGTTTGAGACTAGCCTGGCCAATTCCTACCCCTGGTGCCCAGACACTGAGGTTTCCCTGGTTAATGGTTGCCCTTTGcttctggcctctacccactcaTCTTAGTTTTGTCTTCCCTCTAGTGGCTGAGTACACCGCTGGGTTCCAGATCCAATTGCTTGGAGCCGTGGCCGCAGTGCTGGCTGTCATCTGCATAGCAGTCATCGCAGGGGCCACGCTGGCCAGAAAGGTAACGACTCTGGCTGCACCTCTCAGTCCTGGGCACCGCATCCCTACCACCCATCCTATCCCACCCCTGGTCCTTTCCTGTCCCCTTGCTGTCTAGATGTGACTCCCCCGCCCCCGCTCTCTCTGCCTTTTGCCGCAGTACTTTCTCTGCCTCTCAGTGGCGTTGCTTGTGCTCTTTAACTGCCCCTTTCCCTCGTCTAGGAGCTCTTGAAAGTTCGGACCTGTATCCTCTGCATCATGCTGTCGCCTACAATTCCTGGCTTCTGCTTGGGCCTTAAGCTACTCCTCTGAGAGTCTGATTTATCTACTGTGAGCTTGATGCATCCTGGgcatctgctctgtgccagggGTTTTTGAACATTAGCTCCTTAATTTTAATCGCCAGTCACTAGTGCTGGTTACCTAGCACTTCTGCAGGATGAAAAATCAACACTCCAAAAATTTAGGGGCAAAAGGTGCATGGCAAGATCAGTAGGTTGTAAATCCTCCATTACATTTGCTTAAGAGGTCATGTGGCTGAGAGAGTATTGAATGGGAAATTGGAAATTTCTATTCTCAGCATGGAGTGTGTGGTGATAGGGTGGTTGTTTCATCTTCTGGGTCTCCAGTtcttcatatgtgaaataggGATTATGATTCTACTGGCTCTATATCCCAGAATTGTGATAAACAGCTAGCATATTACACGTGGAAGCTTTGTAAACagtgaagaaatatattttcttcatatactcATGTCTTTGTGTGGTAACTGGCAGCTACTGTTGTGTGCAAGtgtactaagtcatttcagtcgtgtctgactctttccagcccTTGGAcggtaggccgccaggctcctctgtccatggggttctctcggcaagaatactggagtgggttgccatgtcctcctccaggagatcttcctggcccagggatcaacccaagtctccagcctctcctgcattggcaggtgggttcttcatcactagtgccagctgggaagctccTGATTTGGATGAAAAGAATTCCCACTCCTTTTTACCTGCCCTCTTGGGTCTTTTAAGCCATCCAAGGTTGCCTTAATTTAAGTTACTAAACAAACATTTTGGAGAGTACAAGCCTGTGATTCTTAACAGTTTTCCACCTCATTCCAGATCCTCCTCCCCAGCCCGCCTTACTTTCCCTCCAACTCCGACTGTACTCAGTCAACAACTCAACTCTACAGCCTGCTTTGTTCTCTGGACTGGTACCTGGTGCTGTTATTCCTGATACATATGGGTTTACATCTACCACCTTATTCTCTTCATGTTTGTTTTGCCTGTTTACTTCCCTAATCTTTTTCTTGCTGCCTTTTgaattaagtatttttattattaaaaatatgtttggtacttattcattttttcttttctttagtagTTACACTAGGGATTATAAAATAGACCTCTGATTTATTAAGTCTAATATGTATTAGTACTTTTGTCATCTCTTGGATTTTGCAAGAACCTTAGAACACATGAACCCTTTTCTTACCTCCCCAA
Coding sequences:
- the TIGIT gene encoding T-cell immunoreceptor with Ig and ITIM domains, coding for MQWRLLLIWAQVLKQALLPASGAVTGRIVTMGNISAEEGGSVTLQCHLSSTTAKVTQVNWNLQDQVVAVHHASLGWHIEPAFRERVVPGSNLGLTLRSLTSNDTGRYTCIYHTYPDGIYKGALFLQVLRHSVAEYTAGFQIQLLGAVAAVLAVICIAVIAGATLARKKKSLRIRSAEGDLGRGPSEPEACRPRVVSSPGSCVQADAGLCSDQGREDQAEAEPHEYFNVLSYRSLASFSFPTETG